gcTGAAGAAACttattggaaggggcgagggtggcAGCGTGATGAAGGttcgagataaaagattcactcacacgtggcggctGTGCTTTCGTAGATTTTGtttctttagacggtacgcccctatTTCGGTTTAGCGTCCATCCCAGTCACCAGGAGCTTGCAcaatcgaccttcgtgcacgAAGCAGCCTTCTATATTTCGTTCAAGTTacgtttgagggcactaaaagcgcctcgCGTTAGGCGGCAGCCAGGTTTTTTAGAATTCGCGCGATTTAAAGAAAGTCAAGCAAAAAATTAAGcaagggagttatcttagcattgattgaaaaattcgatgttttcGAAGAAACgttacaacttttgtattgaagattttgcTCTGGAGTTACTATACAAAAAAAATTCATtaggcaatctttgttaattagcgGGCTTGGCGTAtttgaaataaaaatatattgAAGTGCTCTagatggctcagaacaatactgcacaaactggagacgcgtagcacctatgtttaatttttttaacatttggtgctttttagctgaaacaacCTGTGCTGTCTtcagagagtcgtgggacccgaaagagagttaacgcgtctctttaaagagagtcacgccccgccgcggtggtatagcggttacggtgctcggctgctgacccgaaggtcgtgggatcgaatcccggccgcggctgctgcattttcgatggaggcgaaaatgtttgaggcccgtgtgcttagatttaggtgcacgttaagaaccccaggtggtcaaaatttccggagccctccactacggcgtctctcataatcaaatcggggttttgggacgttaaaccccagatattattattaaagggaGTCACATACGTGCCTAGTCAGGATTCACTGAAAAGAGCAACACATACACTTTTTTTTAGATTGTAGAAGGTGGCTGCTTGCCGATATTTTGGCAGCTCCTGCTCGAAGATACTAGCAAGCCCGAATTTATTtgcgcgaaaaaaattttgaacgGCAGTTTAATACTGGTCTGCTGTCTCGGCATGTGTGCGAAATCTCCCCACAaactattttaacgcgatagccttaaaTAGCCCGCGAGCCAAAACATACGGCGTCGGCACTGTTCGTTCTGAGCGTAATATGAgcttgagcgaaaaaaaaattgaatggaggcaaagaataaaagtcaggGTACAACCCGGAATCGAAGCCCTGTGTTCTGCGTGGCAGACAACTATGCTACCACAGAGACACACCAGAGCTTGGAACTTCTTCGgataaagaccctatacagtcgttATCTGTGGCAAGGAGTCAAGTTAACCTATTTTATTTTGCGTGGTAGAAGCTAAGAATGTTACCAGGCGTTACGGCATGAGAAATGCGTAACAGGTAGCGGATTTAAAGATGGCAACCTCTCACAAAAATCTGATCTGTAATACATAACTATCAtcaccagccacagcatcaagaatgTGCGCGACTACGGTAATGCGAGTGTTCCCTTACCGACGGGTATTGGGTAATTCGCAACATTAATTGTAGTAGGCGCCATAGGAGAGTTTGGAATGGTCAATGTCACACGCACAGAAGTTCGTTTCCGCACAAAGCTGTCGaagtgtccaccgagaagtgaagtATGACGTGCGAACGAGAAGGCGATGAGAACGGGGCATAATATTTCTATCGCGTTgcactattaaatgcgaagctttaGCGTTcttgaacttttcttttttctttctgaggATGAGTTTTCTTCACGCACTGCAGCAAGCTTCCGTCATTTTTATAAGCCACTACATAATGAGCTATCTGCGGTGTTACGCTATATCTCTTCGATCTCTGCCGAAATAAGTGCTCAGCCTTTTTGCGCACGCATCGAGTTGTTCGGCATGAGGAAATTAGGTCGACATAAGAAAATTGTGTCGGAAAAGCCACCCTATTTATTCACAAATAAAAGACGGAACTTACGGTAAACAGTAAGAGCACTTCGTTAGACACTTCAGACATTGTTGCCCGGTTCCTGCCAGTGATTTCGTTATCGGTAATGTACATTTTACGGTCAGCCGAATAGAATCGAAACAGGATGTGAAATCTGCACGTTATATAGACCTAGTTTTGAATTTCATCGCTTTGGTTTAATTTGATAAGGTAAAATATTCCAACGCCATTTTGTGTACTAATTCGAAACCGCAAAGTAGAAAGACGTTTCCAGTTGAGCTATTCAGTGCTGCAGGCGTATTTATGTGATTCTGTCCCGTTGCTTTGGGCGTAATTTACGAAAAGGCGCATAATGAAATAGCTTGCTAATGCCTGCTTTTGTGGCCTCGAATGTCAAAATGCCTAAAATATTTGTACCTGAGTGTTCAATCAGGAGAGTTTCAGCAACCAAACTGCCAAAATCAAATATGCATACCTTAACGTAAAATTGTGCTTTTAATTGCAGATATCAGTAATGCGGTCAATATAACGGAGAAGGCAAGAGCATTAATTGAATATATGAATAGAACATGGCATGATGATATTTCCTCCTGGGGAATGACTTCGGATTACGCCTTCTGGAACGGCAAGCACAATCTTTTCGGACAGTGAGTTGATCAAATACTGCACTACCTATTTAAATATTCAGCGCATGCGTTACATACATGTCGTATCTACGAGTCgtttatttaaaaaaagattttctttttctcgtgttCCGTAATCTTCGCAAGTTTCAGTAATCTTCACGTGCCGCTTCACCGCCATCGAGGCATTATATaccggctctttatgagtgcgcagtggtggtagTGAGGGcgacgcgacatccgccgccgctttcaaagcctctgcaTCCCTTTGGCTATTCGACTGTGATGCattgggtggtggtggtggaggcaGTGgcggtagctgtcgcttaagagAAGTCTGACCTTtctgcttttaaagacgatagtctttcttggggaacttaaacgcagaaattttggtctgtctgtctgtctgtctgtctgtctgtctgtcacccgattcagcgacccggccaaggttgaaccacttgcttaccgcccacccatcttgaactggtacggctgttcataactctgaacattgtcgatcaaaaagtaaatattacgcatatctgaggcgcaacatcactaggtaagtattagttggtgtgttcctttaatagaaaatacatagatacgtaattataaagaccctagtttcttaagctacgctgaaaatgcggctgcgctgaaaatgccacatgcgcgccgacgaacaccctctgccacggaggaaggaaagactctgcacaagctcatgtttctccacgtattgccagatggcgtccatatctcacgcagcgcgtcctctatcgtctttatacggcatttgcagcggagcacgcagatacgcggccaattttttccttgtttctctctcttactCTTCACCCCCACCAAACGATACCACCTTCCTAAATTATATATTGGACCATTACaataagtttttctttctttttcttgccctTTATCTCACTGCTGAGAAGGCACAAAAGAAGCACCAAGAATGTCAGGATTACTAAAGATAGTATTCAAAATACATACAGAATGTAACAACGATTCCGAAACACGACAAGCACACTTAGAAATTTCATAGGCAGGCAGCATTTCGCTGACTTTGAAGGGACCCTCAAATACTATACAGCTCTTTCATTTAAGACTTGTGGAGATAAAAGGTCGGAGtgataaattaaacaaaaacagCAGTGATAGGGAAATGCAATCATTAGTTTTTCAGGCGAAATACAAAAATGTATACAAGCCTTTAACTGTACTTTATGAAAGGTCATAGCAAtagtaataattattggggtttaacgccccaaaaccgcgatatggttatgagggacgccgtaaggagggttccggaaatttcgcccacctggtaTTTTTTAAGGCGCACCCAAACCTacgtacacggacctctagcattttgtcttcattgaaaatgcgactgccgcggccgggattcgatacgcAGCCTTCAgatcagcagtggagcaccataaccactagaccgccgcggcgggtttGATGAAAGGTCGTTTAATAAGTCATGTCGCTGGAGCAAACGTTTTGACAGGGTTGCTCATTATTAGCAATGGCACGGACAAATCTGCAGCTCCAAACGTTAATTTAAGCCACATTCTTTGTCCAATCACTGCTCGTTCTCAGATTGGTAATACGGACAAAAGCTGCGAGACAAAAGGCGAAAGAAAAGGCAGCGCCGCTTTGTTGCTTTCTGGTCGTAGTGCTTTCTTTGTTTACGACCATGTCCTCTTGTGGTGAATAAAAAATGTACGGCAAATAAAGATTTAACAACTGCCTGGTAACTATGTCCAGAGCACACCTGCTTACCAACTGAGAAAGGCATAGTCAAAGCCCTCTCTGCTTGTGTTCTTTCTAAAGCGTGTGCGCTGTGGAAACACTTCCTAAATAGGATCGTAGTAACTCGACCAGTATTCAGCTTTTCCAGAGTTCATCTTGTTGCTATTCACTTTGTTTATAACCAATCACGAACGACCAGCCGGTAGTGACGTTCATTCCAGCACAGCGTTGGTCGAGTTTTACTAGAGGCCATGATGCAGTCTGTAACAATGCAGCGGTGAGTTTGCCGCGATAAAGCGGCAAATATTTTTATATCGCTGATTTGACCTACCCGAAACGCATTTACAGTCTAAGGGCTATGCAACCACCAAAAGAAATTCAGTAACTAGGAACGTGTTGTAGGGTCTTTTTCTGACAGGCTCATTTGTTTACCAGCCCAGGCAGCGAGACCTAAGTGTAAACTAATGTACACGTGCTAGAAGACATGGCTCACATTTCCTGTAAATAGCTGTGTTCTTTGAGTACAGTATAGAAAACCTCCAACTGCCGCCTACAGCAAAGCCTTACAGCTTTAGCATCAACAATAAAACTTCTCAGGTCAGGGTGACATTGCCATAAGAATCATGCCTGTGGCACATGTAAATGAAATCGCAAATCTTTGAGTAAAGATTCAATATACTGGCAACTGACTCCTTCCGCAAGTGAACAACCATTTTATAGAAAAACTTCTTGCTTAACACCGCATTAAATCGCAAtccctagctttttttttctactaaaCATTCTGAAACTAAAAATTTGTACTCGGCAACTCCTGCTCCTAATACGACGAAGTTAGCTGCTTAAAGAAAACAGTATTCCTCTATTGACAGTAAGCAGCAATAATTTTATAACCAGGGCTTTTCTTCACCCTGAAAGCCTAAAGGTTGAGAGCAATTGCAGTGTTTGGGTTTAAGACTCCATAACGCAGCAATAGAAGCCGCCAAATGTGTATAGAAACGCCTAACAATACGTATCCAGTGGTCAAAATATTTATAATATAGACTGGTCTAAAAAAAATCACTAACTTGCTTGTGGAATTCTTTCAAACTGTTCTAAAAATTGGAGGAATTTAGCGTTAGCTTTACATATATGGCTCAAATTCGGGGTTTTTGATGTCGCTTCTAATGTTgcagaaataaataagaaattgtatgctatactatgctctgCTTGTGCTCCAAAACGATTTCTGAGATTTTGAGGTCTTGGAAATGGCAACACGGAGCTCGCTTTGTGATAAAGCTATTCCTAAACCTAAAACAGTATGACGGACCAGAATATATGTAATAATGCATGTAATGGTGAACGTTTGGATGAACTCGTATCTTCAATGGCGTCCACTTTGCCGCCCTCAACAAGCAGGCCAGCGGAATTTTCACGATGTTGTGCCTTCTACAAATGGGCCAAGGCAGTGGTTTCCCCGTCTGTCTCTCATTCTTCTGTCAGTTTTGGATTATATAATGTCGAACATATTTTCTTTCCCCAATTGCAGAACTTTCACTGAAAAAAGCGGAAATATTTACCCGATACAACCAGATACAATGACCAAAACACTCATCAGAATCAAAGCAGAATAACCAAACTGCAGTACTCACCTCTGTACATATCTCATTTTGAAATGCGTTCCCTGAAAATTTCAAATAAGGTCACCCTTTCGCGACTCAAAGATGTTTACAAGAGTACTGAGAGTGCTGTGTGCAATTGATAAAATTATATGTATTTGAATTCCACCTAAATATGCACTATCCTTATTAGATATCCTGACAGTTGCTTAGAGTGTACTAACAGACCAGTAACTGTATAATAAGTACTGCGTTGTGGCTACTTCGACACGTGGAAGTGCTGATATTCACTAAAGCGCATCTATGCGTGTTTCAATGCTTCTTTGCTATCGATAAGCAGTCATTAGGCAGGATAGTAAAAGAAGTGAACCTTGTAAGGATTTCTTACATATCTTTGTAAGAAACCCACCAGAATCCCCCCTGACGCCCTCGTGATGAATGACCAATTGGaagtaaaaaagaaatgaaaaaggaaGAAGACAAGGCATTTCTTGTAGTAGtcagaaatgtaaaaaaaaaggcccTGTTAAAGTTGTTCTCAGGCAACAGCATAATTTTGCGGTACTTATTTTCCTGTGAAAATTGATACATTTCATTTCTGTTACAGACAACCAATTTCAGCTCATGCTGGAAGCTTCATCTGTGACAAAGAATTGTTAGACTTCTCGGATCTCGACGTGAAGATGGTTATGTGTCTGTGGTATATTCCTACGAAAATTTGCAGCCCTGTTGGCATCTACGTAAATCTTACGGCGCCCGTGTATACCAACGGAATAATTGAAGAAAAGCCGATCACTTTGGATTTTAATAATAGACATTTTCTTGTAAGAAGGACACCGCAGGGAAAAGGAAGACGAAGATCTAAAGGCCTCAAAAAGTTCGTTGAGGTAAGACACACTGAAGTGCTCTAATTATACTTTTGTGATATGTCCGGTTGCTTTGAGATTTCCTGAGTGTTCCTGATCCACGTTACCGATATGAAACATGGCTGTGCAACAACGGATCTCAGATTTTCAATTGCTCAAGATTTTCAGCAGTGTAGGTGCTAATGTTAGCAAGATATTTATGTTGTAGGCGACGTTGTTCTTCTGACTAGGGTACACGCAAGAGATTACGTCGCAGTTAACTGAAATAGAAGTGCGTATGTAATGCTTTGCAATGCCAACAATTTATTCAGAAGAACCCGAATGTTTCTTTAATATTGCCACTACATTTTTTAAGGATGCACATTAACACTCAGCATATAAAGTATTTCAATAAGTGCTTTCTGTGGCAATGTTGTTATGAGTATCGCTTTATATCTTAAATAAAAACAACGACAACGCATGAATCGAACAGGATGCCATTTGTTGTCTATTTTTATTAGTTTACCGACCGAAATATGCAGAGCACACCGCATATTACGACGCTAAACGTAGCTCGGTGCATGCATAGGATGCATTCGCATCTCTGGACCTGCTTAACAAGAAAAAATTCTTACATTTCATGTAAGTTTTAAAGTATACTGTGTTCAGACTACAATACCATAGCGAGCTTTCGCGGATAGAAGTTCTGAAAAATATTACACGGCACTGCTGACTAAATCTGGTTTTTAAACATTTTGTGAGCGTGCAGCGTGCACCATTATTATACAACAGCCACGTTATTTCATTGTTAACTGATTCATTAGTTTCGGCCTTTTATTGCGGCGTCTAATAGCGGTGTCTGTTATGGCGGTGTCCAATTTCGGCTTCTTGTAGCGATGTCTATGTCGCTGTGTTGCGCGGTGCACGAGTGCTATGGGCACAAGGAACACTACCACATTTCGCCAGTATTGCCCTCGGGATTTCTTTTTTCGAAATGTAAATAAGCTTCTATAGATACTAAGCCGTGACGCTGCGCTGCATCTGAGCCATCAAGGCAGGAACCACTAACTTTCTATACAAAAGATGTTTTAGGCTTGCCAACAAGTTTGTACAGTACATTTCTATAACCTCGCCTACTTGTTTTGCGGATTACTTGCCTatatttgtttgcttttttcatACATTCTTAAGTGTGGCTTCGCGTCCTTCTCTCTAGAGGTAACGTGCCTGTCTTTAAATTATGGTGACCTAATATGTGTTTATGTAGagtattttttatgttttttctaTTTCTAACTTTATGATGATATGTTTTCGTTTAGGTGTGTTCGTTCACAGTCAACGTAACATTCCATGGATCGATTGCGTACGAGACAAAAAACCCAGGAACTGGAAGGAACTTCTATTCCGTTGGTGTTGGCTTGCTGCAGGACAAGCGAATAGGACTGATCAGAACAAAGCACAACAGACTGTTCTACATTATACGAGGGTTGTTCAAACGAGTTACATTTTGGAAGAGTTATGGGCACTTCAAGCAAAATTCATTTCATTAAAGTAAGGTCACAGGTCTCTCAGGTTTTGTTCTAATATTTTGGGCAGTTGTCTTGTATGAGCTCTTGTACTGCGCTCATGTTCAGTGAATTTTGAGTGatggtctttctttttctccacaTTTCTTCAGCTATATCTTGGCTGGCACTGCCCACCGCTTCCTTAACGTCATGGTAAATAAACCCGCCACAACTGTAACAAGGTTGTATTCGCATGAACCCTCAAGTTTTTAAGATAAACTGGTAGTTGAAACTATCGCTAtgtatcttcttttttatttgtgtgAATCAATCGTAACGAATTGAACATAGCATCCCGAATTGATCCGTAGGCAAACATTCTTAGAGTCGGTAGAGCCAACATGGGTGACTACAAGCTCGCCGACGTGTATGGACTGAGACATTCTGCCGAAAACGCCTTCACCTACCATACCTCATAACTTTCACGCGCTGCCCAGTAAGTTATAATAGGAATTCATTGTTTCTAAATTACTTGTTACGAGAATATTATCCCAAAGACCAAACAGTCATCTACTTACAAGGAGTTGATTCTTTGTAGAAGACACAAAACACGCAGCAGGACCTATGTGCACGGAGGACACAATGCAACGCCGCTTATTGGAATCTGTCCACAGCAAATTACAGCAAAATCTTAGATGCGCAAAGGCTTCTTGGGCATCTTTTATACCTTTTGCAAAGGGTTTCTTGATGTCGGTGGAAATTCTTAACAGAACTTGCATATCAGGTCTCCTTCATCAAGGCTATAAACAGGAGTGAAGTAGAAAGCTAAAGTGAATTAGGAGACCCGCAATGAAAACAAGAGGCGAATTAAGATACCAGGGGTGGAAACCGTAAGCGAATTAGGAGACTGAAAGTTATAGCAGGACTGGAAGTACGTACGCAAGAACTGCTTGTGTTTACTCAAGCCAGCTGCAGGAGCCACGGTCGGCAAAGCCTAGAGAAGTTTCTCCCTACATAAGGTAGATTAACTGCACGCTTCCCAGCCTGCTTACCGacctaagagagagagagagagaaggaatataggaaaagTAGGTAGGTTAACTgaactacgtccagtttgctacccgaCACATGGAGAGGGCGTCGAGATAGTAAAAGAGATCaagagagacacatttcacaacacgcacacacacggtgCAGCGTTTCAGAGGTGGTCGCTCAAATGGAGTTTCCTCTAAGGGACGAACGCCATGAGCAAATACAATCTCTGTTTTCCAGTCAGCAGCATTTTCCGTTACTGGAACTTACCGCCGCGGCAATTACGACGAAATAACCTGGCCATCCCGCTGAAGTCAAAAGCGAGCGCTTGATTTGAAGCGATCACGCATACAACGCCTGCATTCTTACGGTCAATCCTGGTGGCATCAATGACGCGAGAAAAAAACAGTGTCCCTCATGCATTCgactaaaaaaatacaaataaatctGCAATTTGTGCTTTAAAGTCTACGACTGTACTCTTGGTGAGTATTACATTACGCCCCGCTTTAACAGCCAGGATGCGTTGGAAGTATGACTTGTTGACCTGACCGCTTGCTCGTGAGGCGACACCCACCATCTCTGGCTTGCTTCCAGTCCAGAGGACACGAAAGATAGCTGTCTGTATTTCGGGAGTCGGCGTCGCCCTCAAGTACGATATAAACTGACTCGGCGCGTCAGGCGCCATAAAGCGATTAATCTAAGCCTAGCGGGGGAGTCGGCGGCCACGCCGACGATTACGTTCAGCACGGGTGCTGCGGAGGCGTCGTCGGCGCGGCACATCAACCGGCGGCGCACCAATGCCGGCCAACAGCGAGAACTTATTCGACATGTCTCGCATCATTGTTACGACCCAATCGGACCGCAGACACCGCGGGTCATACGGCCGCCCTCTCGCCCGATTCGCAGTTGATCGCAACGCACGAGAGCTCGGAAGGTTGAGGCAATACGCCCAGCCGCATGGATAACGGCGATGCAGCGTGGGATGATGTGATTGAGTTGcatgaaaaagaaacgaaatgtgAACGTTCACTTCTTGCGGCATTTACTAGGCCATTTTCAGCCACAACGATTCTCCAAAACGCAAAACCCGATTCGTGTACGTCTACATTGTATGCTGTCAGCGACGATGAGAGCTACGGTGAGGTTCACTGCTTCACGAACGCAGCCATATTGCCTATGTGTGAAagtcaaagaaaaagaactacTCTCATCACTAGCACTAGGTCTTGCAGGCTCTAAAAGCAACAGTAATTAAAAACAAAGCATATATACTAACACAACTTGTGAAAACATGTGAGAAAGCGAAGTTACAATAAAAAGATGATGCAGACTAATTGTAAAGGCAAGCACATGGAGtcaaacagggctgggcagtatcgcgatacaagagtatcgcgatagtatttcagagatacttttgagtatatgtatttctgtatcgagataatttgaaaaatgtatttgtatctcagtagtgaaatacatttacgatgtatcgcctgtatcgcgatactatgcaggacacgtttatctcgttacattgtttttttgtatcggacatgagttgaggcgtgtttccaagggggaatggcgtttttatttcttttttgtgccaagacaagcaaaggcgcgccgccggtcgccgacagatagggcggcgatggtttcccctcaagcacagaatggtccatgtggtaaagcgcgcgacgccgcagacggcagaatcgcgggggcagtgttgtcggcctctgccgacgaaagtcgctgtctctgaaCGTCAGTGCTgcgcgcctaatttttttcgggtggcaagccattacttcgcgaccccccgcgcggataccgccttggaacaggcttttcaatgcttcgcgtgcgttcagttctcaaagcggcggcacttccaaaagcagttcccgtagtcgcggaggaagtgactagaagatggctatctttgacgcgctttcagccgcctctccaatgtcaggctgcgttcctaattgattacatgcgtgaaacggtctttgtgctagcaggctcccccaccgccggagccgacttcacctgttgcggctttctgaaatgggtgctggtagcgtcggtggtggtgacagcttcattgaagccgacagggtcagacggcttcggattccgaagatgggacagatttcggattctgaacagccagaaaaaatgagcaaaaaacagcgcgtagacggacgggacgaacaaaaggatacacagaacaagcgctgccattatgtatcaccaactagcccaactttcagtacttctgcagtcagaacaacccaagtgagggcggaagcgtttcggtatctagatgacccgagaagagatatcgccacgctgcagggcaacccggctatgaaggcgatatttattcattataacacgaatttgtgctcgcgtTCCGCGGTAGGcagacttctttctttcctgagtcttgtgctgaggctgaaccgacgctgttagaagacagcctatttgagaagcctacacagcaacgttctcagcaaagcagatcttcaaaagaAATgtctgctttttctcaattcactggtgttcattagtgattcgagtgatttgcttaaagtgtgctatttctagcatagcttagtttgttcgccaaatatgtcgatttcggtgtccaatccttgttactgttgctgtaaaatagtgtattttattggaattgatacttgtaattacgtcattattactaattatgtactttgtccacccccctcccctgcaatgtcttaatggtgctgagggtactgtaataaataaataaatgaactgaacgtttcgatgctctgtaactttaattacaacattatgcagcactaataagtgtctgcgtagtatgagcatccttaaaataaaaatgtattccagtatctgtatcgctgtaactgtattccggaatacttttttcgtcttattgcaaaagtatctccgaaatatccctttacgttaaaggcaaatgtatctcagtatctgtattttaggcttccagtccatgtatttcggtatctgtattccggaatacttttttgagtatctctgcccagccctggagtCAAACAATGTAATCTCCATCACATCGCACAACAAACAAAATTTGGTCACTCACGCAATCAGACATCGTGATTATTATTGCGTGGGTAAGGAGTGgccggaagaaaaagaaagagtacaAATTCAGTAGTAATCATTCATTGAAGGGAGTTGTTTGATGTCTGGAATTCATTGCGCAATAGAAGCTGTAAATTGTTTGGTGACCTTGAACTGTATTGCACGATGTCATAAGTTCGTGCGATATTTCTCGTGTTCCGCAGTTAGTGCGTGAACTTTCTACCACTACTGATAGCTGATACGCAGTGTAGATAATATTTGGGGATAAATAACGTCTATAAAAAACTAAGTGCCTTTTTCTTCTTAGAATCATCACCATAAGACgattatgtcatgtgatgaaactCGTTTGCTATAAGGAGTTTAGACGTACATATTGAAGGTCAATTACGGAATGGTTCTTTGAGAAGAAGGTAGGAGACAGGAAGTATGCATTGACAATGCAACAGATATAAGAGTTTTGAGAAAGCCAGTAAGTATCAGCTCGTTCAATAAGTTCACAGTTGTTTGTATTGACGTACTAGGACTAAAGGTTGCGATATGAGCTTGGTGAATCATTTGAACAGCTTTGATGTTGCGCGAAACGACACACGGACAACAGAAGGCACATAAGTACACCACAGAACGCTATTAACAACAACATATTTATTTCTAAAACCAGAACGTTTATAAACTACAGTCACTAGTCTGCAGTTGAACGCGTGGGAGCACTCAGATACACGCGCGAAAGGAGTCACTCTACCAAAGCGGAATCATGACGAAGATAACATCGTAAGTCACCGcccacgaagagagagagagagagagaaggaatgtaggaaaggcagggaggttaactagacaatgcgtccagtttgctaccctacacatt
This window of the Rhipicephalus sanguineus isolate Rsan-2018 chromosome 2, BIME_Rsan_1.4, whole genome shotgun sequence genome carries:
- the LOC119383687 gene encoding uncharacterized protein LOC119383687 → MHSLLMMLGIYGFLVAATHATAENMVITKPVDGMGGQQSTTGNLNHDKDISNAVNITEKARALIEYMNRTWHDDISSWGMTSDYAFWNGKHNLFGQQPISAHAGSFICDKELLDFSDLDVKMVMCLWYIPTKICSPVGIYVNLTAPVYTNGIIEEKPITLDFNNRHFLVRRTPQGKGRRRSKGLKKFVEVCSFTVNVTFHGSIAYETKNPGTGRNFYSVGVGLLQDKRIGLIRTKHNRLFYIIRGLFKRVTFWKSYGHFKQNSFH